The genomic window CTTAAGCTTATTTGCTAATAGAGCTTGTATGATTGTTGTAAATAAAAATCAATTCCTAACAATAATTTTTATTTTTTTAAATCTATTTTTTGTAATTGCCCAAGAAGAGAATACTCAAGAAGAAAAAATAGAGCAAAGTAACGAAGAACTTTATAGAGAGTTGGATTTTTTAGAATTGAGAGGTACACACGCTGCTGATGCTGTTGTGGGTACTACAATGATTCTTGGAGACTATGCTGACTCTGAACTTGATGTTTTTTTTAGATTAGGTTACAAATACCACATAATAAGTAACCTTAATGTTAATTTATCGTTCAATAAATATAACATCGCGCTTGGCAATAATATCAATAAAGGTTTTATGTCCTTCGACCTCAACCTTGAGTATTTAGTAAGTCCTTATACTGAGCTTTCCCCTTTTGTTTTCGGTGGTTATGGTTATAACGCATCAAGTTCTTTTGAAGAAACACATACTAAAGTTCAATTTGGATTAGGTTTAGAGTACATAATTATGGAAGGATTAGGGCTAAAGCTATTTGGTGATTATAATTATGTGCTTTCTAATGAGGTAGAAGGTTTAATAATGCCAGATAGTGATGAATCTTTTTTGCGAGTAGGGTTGGGTGTAAATATTTATTTTGGTGGTAACAAAAGGAAAGAGCAAATATTAGAAGATATTGAAACCGTAATAAATTCTAATTTAATCAAATAATTAATTTCTATTCTTACTTTTGCACTACTAAGAATCATTACCAGTTTCAATGAGTAATTCTGTAAGCAAAAGATATGCCCAAAGAGGTGTTTCTGCCTCAAAAGAAGATGTACACAATGCTATAAAGAATATAGACAAAGGGCTTTTTCCTAAGGCCTTTTGTAAAATAGTGCCAGACTATCTTACAAATGATGATGAGTATTGCCTAATTATGCATGCAGATGGAGCAGGTACCAAGTCGTCTTTAGCCTATATGTATTGGAAAGAAACAGGTGATTTATCTGTTTGGAAAGGTATTGCCCAAGATGCCTTAATAATGAACATTGACGATTTGCTATGTGTAGGCGCAACAGATAACATAATGCTATCTTCTACTATAGGCAGAAATAAAAACCTTATTCCAGGCGAAGTAATTTCAGCAATTATAAATGGTACGGAAGAACTAATAGAAGATTTAAAGGGTTTTGGTGTCACTATTCATTCTACAGGTGGAGAAACTGCAGATGTTGGAGATTTGGTAAGAACTATCATTGTAGACTCAACAGTTACAGCTCGTATGAAACGCTCTAACGTCATAGATAATGCAAATATTTCTGAAGGTGATGTTATCGTAGGATTAGAATCTTTTGGTCAAGCAACTTACGAGACTGAATATAACGGAGGTATGGGAAGCAATGGTCTAACATCGGCAAGACACGATGTGTTTTCAAAATATTTAGCTAAAAAATATCCTGAAAGTTTCGACGCCTCAGTACCAGAAGACTTGGTATATTCAGGTAAAATCAAACTAACTGATGCAGTAGAGAATTCTCCAATAGATGCAGGTAAGTTAGTGCTGTCGCCTACCAGAACTTATGCTCCTATAATTAAAAGTATTCTTAATAAATACAATAGCGATAAAGTTCATGGGATGGTGCATTGTAGTGGTGGTGCACAAACCAAAATACTTCACTTTGTAGATAAGCTCCATATTGTGAAAGATAATATGTTCAAAATTCCACCGTTATTCAAACTCATTCAAGAGCAATCTAAAACAGATTGGAAGGAAATGTATCAGGTTTTTAATTGCGGTCATCGCATGGAATTGTATGTTAAGCCAGAGATTGCTGAAGACATTATTGCAATATCAAAATCATTTAATGTAGATGCTCAGATTATTGGTAGAGTAGAAGCTTCAGAGGATAAAAAATTAACCATAAAAAGTGAATACGGAACTTTTACTTATTAAACTATTGTAAGTATGCAGAGTATAAAAAAGAGTGTTTTAGTTTTTACGTTGTTATTTAGTATTGGTATTTCTGCACAGCCAGATTCTTTATTTTTAATAAAGCCAAAGGAGAAGTTAAATTTAGGTTGGAACACCAAAAATGAAGTAGGTTTTTATCTTAATCAGGTTTCATTTTCTAATTGGAATGCAGGTGGAACAAACTCAATTTCAGCAATACTTAGTGGAAAGGCATCAGCTAAATATAAAGAAGAAACTTATTTTTGGAACTCTTCTCTCAACCTACGTTACGGTTTAAATAAGCAGGAAAAACAATCACTGTTTAAAACGGAAGATGTTATTGAGGTAATTTCTAATTTTGGTATTGAGAAAAGTCCCGAAAGTAACTGGTTCTATTCTGCAAGGTTTAGTTTTAATACCCAATTTGCTAACGGATACAGTAGTCCAGATGATAACAATCCCATTTCAAGATTTATGGCTCCAGGCTATGTGTTTTTAGGAGCAGGTATGGAGTATGGTAGACATATAGAAAGATTTTCATTGTATGCATCACCATTAACATTAAAAACAACATTTGTATTAGATGAAGCATTAGCCAATCAAGGTGCTTTTGGTGTTAAACCGGCAATTTATGATATGGATGGGAATATTGTGAAAAAAGGTGAAAATACTCGTCAAGAATTTGGTATGCTGTTTACAGGTCAATTTGAAGATGAAGTTTTTGAAAACATAAAACTAAACTCACGTTTAAGACTTTACACGGACTACTTAGTGAACTTTGGTAATGTGGATGTAGATTGGGAAGTTAATCTAGATATGAAGGTCAACAAATTTGTACAAGCAACCTTAGGCTCTCATCTTAGATACGATCATGATATAAAGGCTGAGGTAGAAACAAACGAAATCACTAATGAGGAGGTTGTGGTAGAAGGTCCAAAAATTCAGTGGAAACAGTTGCTAGGTGTAGGAGTAGTTGTAGACTTAGATAGTATAGTTGCTGGTAGTTCAGAGCCCTGATATTTCTCATTAAATAAACCCTTTTATAAGTGATAGAAAAACACAAGTAATTAAGCTATCTAACAAAAATATAATACTGAAGAATTTAAGGTTAGACACACCTCTTATTTTATAAAAATTTAAGCGTTGTCTTAGTTTTCTGTCACTAATCATTATCCATAGCAAAAAGACCAAGAACAGTTTAGTGCAAAGCGCTAAAATTAGTTCTGGATTAATCACCGTAATAGCAATGGTCACTAAAAACGACCATAGAGCAAGCGGCTTATAGTAGTTTAGTATAGAGGTAAACTGCTTTCGCATACTACCTACAACGCTAAAAGACTAAAATTTATTTTTTAGAAGAGACACAAAATACAAACCCAATCAAATACGTAAACTCAGTATAAAGTTTCTGAATACTTAAATCCCGATTATCACATAAAAAATTGTACTTTTGATTTCCAATTTTTTGAAGAGAGATGTTAGAGAAAATACAGATTGTAAAACAACGATTCGATGAGGTAAACGACCTCATTATACAGCCAGATATTATTGCAGATCAGAAGCGTTATATTCAACTAAATAAAGAATACAAAGACTTAAAGAAAATAGTTGATAAAGGTGCAGTTTATAAAGAATTATTAGACAATATTTCTGAAGCAGAAGAGATTATAGCTGATGGTTCTGATGACGAAATGGTAGAAATGGCAAAAATGCAGTTAGATGAAGCTAAAGAAGATTTGCCAAAAATAGAAGAAGAAATCAAGTTCTTATTGATACCAAAAGATCCAGACGATAATAAGAATGCAGTTGTAGAAATTAGAGCAGGTGCAGGTGGAGACGAAGCTAGTATTTTTGCAGGTGATTTATATAGAATGTACTCAAAGTACTGTAGCGATAAAGGCTGGAAAGTAGACGTAGTAAGTACAAGCGAGGGAACATCTGGTGGTTTTAAAGAAATTATTTTTGAAGTTACAGGCGAAGACGTATACGGAACGTTAAAATTTGAAGCTGGTGTGCATCGTGTACAACGTGTGCCACAAACCGAAACACAAGGTCGTGTACACACAAGTACCACGACAGTTATGGTTTCTCCAGAAGT from Winogradskyella sp. MH6 includes these protein-coding regions:
- a CDS encoding porin family protein; amino-acid sequence: MIVVNKNQFLTIIFIFLNLFFVIAQEENTQEEKIEQSNEELYRELDFLELRGTHAADAVVGTTMILGDYADSELDVFFRLGYKYHIISNLNVNLSFNKYNIALGNNINKGFMSFDLNLEYLVSPYTELSPFVFGGYGYNASSSFEETHTKVQFGLGLEYIIMEGLGLKLFGDYNYVLSNEVEGLIMPDSDESFLRVGLGVNIYFGGNKRKEQILEDIETVINSNLIK
- a CDS encoding AIR synthase related protein, with translation MSNSVSKRYAQRGVSASKEDVHNAIKNIDKGLFPKAFCKIVPDYLTNDDEYCLIMHADGAGTKSSLAYMYWKETGDLSVWKGIAQDALIMNIDDLLCVGATDNIMLSSTIGRNKNLIPGEVISAIINGTEELIEDLKGFGVTIHSTGGETADVGDLVRTIIVDSTVTARMKRSNVIDNANISEGDVIVGLESFGQATYETEYNGGMGSNGLTSARHDVFSKYLAKKYPESFDASVPEDLVYSGKIKLTDAVENSPIDAGKLVLSPTRTYAPIIKSILNKYNSDKVHGMVHCSGGAQTKILHFVDKLHIVKDNMFKIPPLFKLIQEQSKTDWKEMYQVFNCGHRMELYVKPEIAEDIIAISKSFNVDAQIIGRVEASEDKKLTIKSEYGTFTY
- a CDS encoding DUF3078 domain-containing protein, whose product is MQSIKKSVLVFTLLFSIGISAQPDSLFLIKPKEKLNLGWNTKNEVGFYLNQVSFSNWNAGGTNSISAILSGKASAKYKEETYFWNSSLNLRYGLNKQEKQSLFKTEDVIEVISNFGIEKSPESNWFYSARFSFNTQFANGYSSPDDNNPISRFMAPGYVFLGAGMEYGRHIERFSLYASPLTLKTTFVLDEALANQGAFGVKPAIYDMDGNIVKKGENTRQEFGMLFTGQFEDEVFENIKLNSRLRLYTDYLVNFGNVDVDWEVNLDMKVNKFVQATLGSHLRYDHDIKAEVETNEITNEEVVVEGPKIQWKQLLGVGVVVDLDSIVAGSSEP
- the prfA gene encoding peptide chain release factor 1 encodes the protein MLEKIQIVKQRFDEVNDLIIQPDIIADQKRYIQLNKEYKDLKKIVDKGAVYKELLDNISEAEEIIADGSDDEMVEMAKMQLDEAKEDLPKIEEEIKFLLIPKDPDDNKNAVVEIRAGAGGDEASIFAGDLYRMYSKYCSDKGWKVDVVSTSEGTSGGFKEIIFEVTGEDVYGTLKFEAGVHRVQRVPQTETQGRVHTSTTTVMVSPEVEEFDYELDMTEVRIERTTSTGPGGQSVNTTYSAIKLHHEPTGMIVSCQDQKSSHKNLEKALKVLRSRLYERELEKQQEADSERRKSIIKRGDRSEKIRTYNYPQGRVTDHRIGLTLYDLSNIIDGDIQKIIDELMLAENTELLKASDETI